The window TTTTTATTTTTATAACTATTTTACAGCTATAACTTCTATTTCAACTTTTACATCTTTTGGTAATCTTGCTACTTCTACACAAGCTCTTGCTGGTTTTACATCCCCTAAATACTCATTGTATACTTCGTTTATTGCTGCAAAATCATTCATATCTTTTATAAATACTCCTGCTTTTACTAC of the Candidatus Fusobacterium pullicola genome contains:
- a CDS encoding reactive intermediate/imine deaminase (has endoribonuclease activity on mRNA), producing the protein VVKAGVFIKDMNDFAAINEVYNEYLGDVKPARACVEVARLPKDVKVEIEVIAVK